In Euphorbia lathyris chromosome 9, ddEupLath1.1, whole genome shotgun sequence, the following are encoded in one genomic region:
- the LOC136207060 gene encoding uncharacterized protein isoform X1 yields MLIYTHGVRYGIRSGRITVATMAYIPPHKRHSVDKGRPSPSVQLLAPFFERNLSLRPQDSNKDKSGKIVYANCAISRWFAVGLSDNNQLPSHIHLKPVSLESIERRSGEKPLVLVNSHLDEENTELGEDDLLSPWAIIAENVKQDLITSFECLRNEMHCEGLDFIKPTLVARFGKILFHGNPLGRPGNVQRNQFDESISKRFKRSVYTNVPSSYMEYLTDVVVPNLGFSFEDEKDIYLVKLSDNTRPDLTVSCKCSVRADKTLLLYKVELNQVRQMVIDIACLDKNLDLRLMLRTKRILTALSDDEFDNIRDLINSAVLDLEVKGGLRWPLAKASSGNRYSVIGVWHTTAKAYRSPSLLRLKVRHADRFDFRTGTGEATREAYLKLKGIVSELQEQKAESDAVSMLKDSLKLIWEHFLRSEPIFFNSIAIPVGPSVNGSV; encoded by the exons ATGCTTATATATACTCATGGTGTTCGCTATG GCATCCGGTCAGGAAGAATTACTGTTGCTACAATGGCTTACATTCCTCCACACAAGCGGCATTCAGTTGACAAGGGGAGGCCATCACCAAGTGTACAGTTGTTAGCTCCTTTCTTCGAGAGAAATCTAAGTTTGAGACCACAAGATTCTAACAAAGATAAGAGTGGAAAGATAGTATATGCAAATTGTGCTATATCTAGATGGTTTGCTGTTGGTTTGAGTGATAATAACCAACTTCCTTCTCACATTCATCTCAAGCCGGTTTCGTTAGAGTCTATTGAGCGCAGATCTGGAGAGAAACCTCTAGTCTTGGTGAACAGTCATTTAGATGAAG AAAATACTGAGCTGGGAGAAGATGATTTGCTAAGTCCATGGGCTATTATAGCTGAAAATGTAAAGCAAGATCTGATAACTTCTTTTGAATGTCTGAGGAATGAAATGCACTGTGAAGGTTTGGACTTTATAAAGCCAACTTTGGTTGCTAGGTTTGGTAAAATTCTTTTTCATGG GAATCCATTGGGAAGGCCTGGAAATGTTCAGAGAAATCAGTTTGATGAAAGTATTTCTAAACGATTCAAAAGATCTGTTTACACGAATGTTCCTTCTTCATATATGGAATACCTCACAGATGTAGTTGTCCCAAATTTAGGATTTAGTTTTGAAGATGAAAAGGACATCTACCTTGTAAAG TTGTCTGATAACACAAGACCAGATTTAACTGTTTCATGCAAATGTAGTGTACGAGCAGATAAAACCCTGCTACTCTACAAG GTTGAATTAAACCAAGTGCGCCAGATGGTGATAGATATAGCATGCCTGGATAAGAATCTAGACCTGAGGTTAATGCTACGCACCAAGAGGATCTTAACAGCACTCTCT GATGATGAGTTTGATAATATAAGAGATCTAATCAATTCAGCAGTTTTGGATTTAGAGGTGAAGGGTGGGTTGAGATGGCCTTTGGCGAAGGCATCTTCTGGAAATAGATACAGTGTGATAGGGGTTTGGCACACTACAGCTAAAGCCTACAGAAGTCCATCACTACTACGGCTCAAAGTAAGACACGCAGATCGTTTTGATTTTAGGACTGGAACTGGAGAAGCTACGAGGGAAGCTTATCTGAAGCTGAAAGGAATAGTTTCAGAATTGCAG GAACAGAAAGCAGAAAGTGATGCAGTCTCTATGCTTAAGGATAGCTTAAAATTGATATGGGAGCACTTTTTACGCAGCGAACCCATTTTTTTTAACTCCATAGCCATTCCTGTTGGCCCGTCTGTAAATGGTAGTGTTTGA
- the LOC136207060 gene encoding uncharacterized protein isoform X2, whose translation MAYIPPHKRHSVDKGRPSPSVQLLAPFFERNLSLRPQDSNKDKSGKIVYANCAISRWFAVGLSDNNQLPSHIHLKPVSLESIERRSGEKPLVLVNSHLDEENTELGEDDLLSPWAIIAENVKQDLITSFECLRNEMHCEGLDFIKPTLVARFGKILFHGNPLGRPGNVQRNQFDESISKRFKRSVYTNVPSSYMEYLTDVVVPNLGFSFEDEKDIYLVKLSDNTRPDLTVSCKCSVRADKTLLLYKVELNQVRQMVIDIACLDKNLDLRLMLRTKRILTALSDDEFDNIRDLINSAVLDLEVKGGLRWPLAKASSGNRYSVIGVWHTTAKAYRSPSLLRLKVRHADRFDFRTGTGEATREAYLKLKGIVSELQEQKAESDAVSMLKDSLKLIWEHFLRSEPIFFNSIAIPVGPSVNGSV comes from the exons ATGGCTTACATTCCTCCACACAAGCGGCATTCAGTTGACAAGGGGAGGCCATCACCAAGTGTACAGTTGTTAGCTCCTTTCTTCGAGAGAAATCTAAGTTTGAGACCACAAGATTCTAACAAAGATAAGAGTGGAAAGATAGTATATGCAAATTGTGCTATATCTAGATGGTTTGCTGTTGGTTTGAGTGATAATAACCAACTTCCTTCTCACATTCATCTCAAGCCGGTTTCGTTAGAGTCTATTGAGCGCAGATCTGGAGAGAAACCTCTAGTCTTGGTGAACAGTCATTTAGATGAAG AAAATACTGAGCTGGGAGAAGATGATTTGCTAAGTCCATGGGCTATTATAGCTGAAAATGTAAAGCAAGATCTGATAACTTCTTTTGAATGTCTGAGGAATGAAATGCACTGTGAAGGTTTGGACTTTATAAAGCCAACTTTGGTTGCTAGGTTTGGTAAAATTCTTTTTCATGG GAATCCATTGGGAAGGCCTGGAAATGTTCAGAGAAATCAGTTTGATGAAAGTATTTCTAAACGATTCAAAAGATCTGTTTACACGAATGTTCCTTCTTCATATATGGAATACCTCACAGATGTAGTTGTCCCAAATTTAGGATTTAGTTTTGAAGATGAAAAGGACATCTACCTTGTAAAG TTGTCTGATAACACAAGACCAGATTTAACTGTTTCATGCAAATGTAGTGTACGAGCAGATAAAACCCTGCTACTCTACAAG GTTGAATTAAACCAAGTGCGCCAGATGGTGATAGATATAGCATGCCTGGATAAGAATCTAGACCTGAGGTTAATGCTACGCACCAAGAGGATCTTAACAGCACTCTCT GATGATGAGTTTGATAATATAAGAGATCTAATCAATTCAGCAGTTTTGGATTTAGAGGTGAAGGGTGGGTTGAGATGGCCTTTGGCGAAGGCATCTTCTGGAAATAGATACAGTGTGATAGGGGTTTGGCACACTACAGCTAAAGCCTACAGAAGTCCATCACTACTACGGCTCAAAGTAAGACACGCAGATCGTTTTGATTTTAGGACTGGAACTGGAGAAGCTACGAGGGAAGCTTATCTGAAGCTGAAAGGAATAGTTTCAGAATTGCAG GAACAGAAAGCAGAAAGTGATGCAGTCTCTATGCTTAAGGATAGCTTAAAATTGATATGGGAGCACTTTTTACGCAGCGAACCCATTTTTTTTAACTCCATAGCCATTCCTGTTGGCCCGTCTGTAAATGGTAGTGTTTGA